Proteins encoded in a region of the Vitis riparia cultivar Riparia Gloire de Montpellier isolate 1030 chromosome 7, EGFV_Vit.rip_1.0, whole genome shotgun sequence genome:
- the LOC117917264 gene encoding ADP-ribosylation factor-related protein 1-like gives MFSLFHGLWKYLFSKAEFHVLILGIDKAGKTTLLEKLKALYTNLEGLPPDRIVPTVGLNIGRVELSNTKLVFWDLGGQPSLRSIWEKYYEEAHAVVFVIDASCPLRFEDSKSALGKKVIRHEDLQGAPLLILANKQDLDNAASSDELARYLDLKNLDERIYMFEAVSTFDGMGIKESMDWLVEVMERSKRTEMLRVRAGVTGPASA, from the exons ATGTTCTCCCTGTTTCATGGACTTTGGAAGTATCTCTTCAGTAAGGCAGAGTTTCATGTTCTTATTCTTGGAATTGACAAGGCTGGGAAAACA ACTTTACTAGAGAAGTTGAAGGCCCTATACACGAACTTGGAAGGTCTCCCCCCTGATCGAATTGTTCCAACTGTGGGACTCAATATTGGTCGTGTTGAATTGTCAAATACAAAACTTGTATTCTGGGACCTGGGAGGTCAG cCCAGTCTTCGCTCAATTTGGGAGAAATATTATGAAGAGGCACATGCTGTGGTATTTGTAATTGATGCTTCTTGCCCGTTGCGTTTTGAAGATTCAAAATCAGCATTGGGTAA AAAAGTTATCCGGCATGAGGATTTGCAAGGAGCTCCACTTTTAATACTGGCAAACAAGCAG GATCTTGACAATGCTGCATCTTCTGACGAATTAGCTCGGTATCTAGATCTCAAAAATTTGGATGAAAGGATTTACATGTTTGAAGCTGTTTCAACATTTGATGG GATGGGGATTAAAGAGAGCATGGACTGGCTGGTGGAGGTTATGGAGAGAAGCAAGAGAACCGAAATGTTGAGAGTTCGTGCAGGCGTGACAGGCCCAGCATCTGCTTAG